One window of the Sphaerochaeta associata genome contains the following:
- a CDS encoding carbohydrate ABC transporter permease, whose protein sequence is MAIRIKNGMKGERQWTPYLFILPFLVSYALFFIYPAVYSLALSFFRYKGYGKASFIGFNNYKNLLTYRTLWMCLGNTLFYFIASFIPVMIVSFSLALIVRSKLVRKWQSLYKPIIFLPQVCAVVASSLCFKIIFGDRVGVFSQLAGHPIPFLSDNTLMKWVVVVLLTWRGIGWYFIIFLSGLTTISDEITEAATIDGAGPIATIFSIVIPMMKPTFMLAFITNAIGSLKIYTEPNLLLALNYDPPMQVAPYINLIINSMGGGQFGMASAAGWILVVVILILTLFQLNLFQGDE, encoded by the coding sequence ATGGCAATACGAATAAAAAATGGGATGAAAGGGGAGAGACAGTGGACTCCGTATTTGTTCATCCTGCCCTTTCTGGTTTCCTATGCATTATTTTTTATCTACCCCGCAGTCTATTCGCTGGCGTTGAGTTTTTTTCGGTACAAGGGTTATGGCAAAGCTTCTTTCATAGGTTTCAACAATTACAAGAATCTATTGACGTACCGCACGCTGTGGATGTGCTTGGGCAATACTCTGTTTTACTTCATTGCCAGCTTTATTCCTGTCATGATTGTTTCCTTCTCCCTCGCTCTGATTGTACGTTCAAAGCTGGTTCGTAAATGGCAAAGCCTATACAAGCCAATAATTTTCCTTCCTCAAGTGTGTGCAGTTGTTGCAAGCAGCCTATGTTTCAAGATAATTTTTGGTGATCGAGTGGGAGTTTTCAGCCAACTGGCCGGTCACCCGATTCCCTTCCTCTCCGATAACACTCTTATGAAATGGGTTGTAGTGGTACTCTTGACTTGGAGAGGCATCGGTTGGTACTTCATCATTTTTCTCTCGGGTTTGACGACAATCAGTGATGAAATTACTGAAGCTGCCACCATCGATGGTGCAGGCCCTATTGCAACAATATTCTCAATTGTAATTCCGATGATGAAACCAACCTTCATGCTTGCGTTCATCACCAATGCCATCGGTTCATTGAAAATTTATACGGAACCGAATCTGCTGCTTGCGTTGAACTACGATCCACCGATGCAAGTAGCCCCATACATCAACCTCATCATCAACAGCATGGGCGGCGGGCAGTTCGGTATGGCAAGCGCAGCGGGCTGGATTCTTGTTGTGGTCATTCTGATTCTGACTCTTTTTCAGTTGAATTTGTTTCAAGGAGATGAATGA
- the gnpA gene encoding 1,3-beta-galactosyl-N-acetylhexosamine phosphorylase encodes MSETIGFFTIPGESGYEDLTLNLAKRWGADCVRDCDGTKLSDQILNSGMQVYSTLCIIREHNEYVRKHPEHQQQVFLESKRILCTGSSVCLPLLDGYFKKQFQVNESVDSLRYWQVFDRTSQKEIPSSDWKYDSLSQSVLVSNPHAFHEYSVDFMAYRIWEEINMYNHVTNDWNNEPLRQLDPRYPEVREYLLQWLDAWCNSHRETSIVRFTSLFYNFVWIWGDDENNRHLFTDWSSYDFTVSPLALDQFVSRFGYSLSAEDFINSGLRNPSHVAWEGKMMDYLDFTNQFVSSFAKELVDVVHRYGKKAYVFYDDSWVGMEPYGHRFSSIGFDGIIKCVFSAFETRMCAGVEGPDVHEIRLHPYLFPVGLGGSPTFTDGGNPALDAQKYWVQIRRALLRSPVQRIGLGGYLHLTEGYPDFVDCITGIADEFRMIKDLHQCDSPLVYRPRIAILSKWGKLRSWTCGGHFHEHPDLDLLNILESLAGLPFEICFLGFDELSLDLLDDIDVIINAGIATSSWSGGNAWCSDTVVEILNRWVWKGGTYLAVNEASAFPGCDTGLRMAPVLGLILDDGSRLCHGRWPICEARQYTTLFGNASLFGKSNILILDSETEIIKAEEGRIVAASRSFGAGRGVYLSEFRYTAANTKMLERLLLWCCTNEVHQAFSCDCDDVSLTYFVNKKILVLSNTSNNEKSVHCETPYGLIIETIEPFGMVIMAKGESNVFS; translated from the coding sequence ATGAGTGAGACAATTGGATTCTTTACCATTCCAGGTGAATCGGGGTATGAAGATTTAACCTTGAATTTAGCGAAACGATGGGGTGCGGACTGCGTGCGTGATTGCGATGGTACCAAGCTTTCAGATCAAATCCTTAACTCTGGCATGCAGGTGTATTCCACTCTTTGCATCATCCGAGAACACAATGAATATGTTAGGAAGCATCCCGAGCATCAGCAACAGGTTTTCTTGGAAAGTAAGCGCATTCTCTGCACCGGATCATCTGTTTGCCTTCCCTTGCTCGATGGATACTTCAAAAAGCAGTTCCAAGTCAATGAAAGCGTGGATTCCCTGAGGTATTGGCAAGTGTTTGACCGGACAAGCCAGAAGGAAATCCCTTCTTCGGATTGGAAGTATGATTCGCTCTCTCAGTCTGTATTGGTCTCAAACCCTCATGCGTTCCATGAATATTCAGTCGATTTTATGGCTTACAGGATTTGGGAAGAAATCAACATGTATAACCATGTGACCAATGACTGGAACAATGAACCTTTGAGACAACTTGATCCGAGGTATCCTGAGGTTCGGGAATATTTATTACAATGGCTGGACGCATGGTGCAATTCCCATCGTGAGACATCAATCGTTCGATTTACATCCTTGTTCTATAACTTCGTCTGGATTTGGGGTGATGATGAGAATAACAGGCACCTCTTTACCGATTGGTCGTCCTATGATTTTACAGTAAGCCCGTTGGCCCTCGATCAATTTGTCTCTCGTTTCGGCTATTCTCTCTCAGCTGAGGATTTCATCAATAGTGGGCTTCGGAATCCATCCCATGTTGCGTGGGAGGGGAAGATGATGGATTACCTTGATTTCACCAACCAGTTCGTCTCGAGCTTTGCCAAAGAGCTGGTTGATGTAGTACACCGATATGGGAAAAAGGCATACGTATTCTATGACGATAGTTGGGTAGGTATGGAACCTTATGGACACCGGTTCTCTTCCATTGGGTTTGACGGAATAATCAAGTGTGTATTTTCAGCATTTGAAACCAGGATGTGTGCTGGTGTTGAAGGTCCGGATGTGCATGAGATACGATTACATCCCTATCTTTTCCCCGTTGGTCTAGGAGGCAGTCCTACCTTTACAGATGGAGGAAATCCTGCCTTGGATGCCCAAAAGTATTGGGTACAAATCCGTAGGGCCTTGTTACGTTCTCCTGTACAACGTATTGGCTTGGGTGGATATCTGCACCTGACTGAAGGTTACCCGGATTTTGTGGATTGCATTACTGGTATAGCTGATGAATTCAGGATGATTAAAGACTTGCATCAATGCGACTCTCCTCTGGTATACAGGCCAAGAATCGCAATACTTTCCAAGTGGGGGAAACTCCGAAGCTGGACCTGTGGAGGACACTTTCATGAACATCCTGACCTTGATTTGTTGAATATCCTGGAGAGTCTGGCAGGCTTGCCTTTTGAAATTTGTTTCTTAGGATTTGATGAACTAAGCCTCGACCTTTTGGATGATATTGATGTTATTATCAATGCTGGTATCGCGACGAGCAGTTGGAGTGGAGGAAACGCATGGTGTTCTGATACTGTGGTGGAAATACTCAATCGTTGGGTATGGAAGGGTGGTACGTATCTTGCAGTAAATGAAGCATCTGCTTTCCCTGGTTGTGATACTGGTCTGCGCATGGCTCCGGTTTTAGGTCTCATCCTAGATGATGGAAGCAGGCTTTGCCATGGGAGATGGCCAATTTGTGAAGCAAGACAATATACCACGTTGTTTGGGAATGCCTCTCTCTTTGGGAAGTCCAATATTTTGATTCTTGACTCTGAAACAGAAATCATCAAAGCGGAGGAGGGGCGTATTGTTGCTGCAAGCCGTTCCTTTGGAGCAGGTCGGGGTGTATACCTTTCAGAATTCAGATATACAGCAGCAAACACAAAGATGCTTGAGAGGCTACTTCTCTGGTGTTGTACGAATGAAGTTCATCAAGCGTTTAGTTGTGATTGCGATGATGTTTCTCTGACGTATTTTGTGAATAAGAAGATATTAGTGCTTTCCAATACGAGTAATAATGAGAAGAGTGTTCATTGTGAAACGCCTTATGGTCTCATCATCGAAACTATAGAACCTTTTGGTATGGTAATTATGGCTAAAGGTGAATCAAACGTATTCTCTTGA
- a CDS encoding aldo/keto reductase has translation MKYVPFPGRYESIPYERCGNSGLLLSRLSLGLWHNFGSDSDFENCRDLVLGCFDRGITHFDLANNYGPPPGSAESVFGKILKQDLGDCRDELVISTKAGYHMWGGPYGEWGSRKHLFSSLEQSLKRIGLDYVDIFYHHRPDPNTPLEETARALSDIVLAGKALYIGISNYDVTQTEKISQLLAQSGTPCLIHQFKYSMLTRQNEELLPVLLDKGIGGIAFSPLAQGLLTGKYQKGIPSDSRAAGNSVFLKPESIKSGLLGVIDELGIIAKARNQNLAQLALSWILKEPAITSVIIGASKLSQVDDNLKSFDNLVFSDGESSTIDQILSKVLGNE, from the coding sequence ATGAAATATGTTCCTTTTCCTGGCCGTTATGAATCGATTCCATACGAGAGATGTGGGAACAGTGGTCTTCTCTTGAGCCGACTCAGTCTGGGGCTTTGGCACAATTTTGGATCAGATTCAGATTTCGAAAATTGCCGCGATTTGGTGCTCGGCTGTTTTGACCGTGGAATAACCCATTTTGATTTGGCAAACAACTATGGGCCCCCTCCAGGGAGTGCTGAATCGGTATTCGGCAAAATCTTGAAACAAGATTTGGGCGATTGTAGGGACGAATTGGTCATATCCACCAAGGCAGGGTACCATATGTGGGGAGGCCCATATGGGGAATGGGGGAGCAGGAAACATCTTTTCTCTAGTTTGGAACAAAGTCTGAAGCGAATTGGATTGGACTATGTGGATATTTTTTATCATCATCGGCCAGATCCGAATACGCCCCTTGAGGAGACTGCTCGTGCCCTATCTGATATTGTGCTGGCAGGGAAAGCCCTGTACATAGGCATTAGTAACTATGATGTTACTCAAACTGAGAAAATCTCCCAGCTTTTAGCTCAATCAGGGACTCCGTGTCTCATCCACCAGTTTAAATATTCAATGCTTACAAGGCAGAATGAGGAGCTTCTCCCAGTCCTTCTGGACAAGGGTATAGGAGGTATCGCCTTTTCTCCCTTGGCTCAAGGATTGCTTACCGGCAAATACCAGAAGGGAATTCCTTCTGATTCCCGCGCCGCAGGAAACAGTGTATTTCTCAAGCCCGAATCAATCAAATCGGGGTTGCTCGGAGTGATTGATGAGCTGGGCATCATAGCGAAGGCGCGTAATCAAAATTTAGCCCAATTGGCGCTGTCCTGGATTCTCAAGGAACCAGCAATAACCAGTGTCATCATAGGAGCAAGTAAACTATCACAGGTTGATGACAATCTGAAGTCCTTTGATAACCTAGTCTTTTCTGACGGTGAATCCAGCACTATTGATCAAATTCTGTCCAAGGTATTAGGAAATGAGTGA
- a CDS encoding CarD family transcriptional regulator, giving the protein MNLPQEKVQFAVGEHVVYPLQGVGVIKRIEERTFRGAVTMYYVIYLDISDMTVMIPVEKSKEMGIRPIVEQKEAQAAIDSISSKYEPMPVDWKARYQMNVDLLKQGSIASIAKVVQALYHRSKIKELPVQERKLYDNALRLLIDETSFSLKKDKKEIELLVFSRLEK; this is encoded by the coding sequence ATGAATTTACCGCAGGAAAAAGTACAATTTGCCGTTGGGGAACACGTAGTGTATCCTCTTCAAGGTGTAGGCGTCATCAAACGCATCGAAGAGCGAACGTTCCGAGGTGCGGTGACGATGTATTACGTCATCTACCTTGATATTTCAGACATGACGGTTATGATTCCTGTGGAAAAATCAAAAGAGATGGGTATCCGACCCATCGTTGAGCAAAAAGAAGCCCAGGCGGCAATCGATTCCATCTCCAGCAAGTATGAACCTATGCCGGTGGACTGGAAGGCCCGCTATCAGATGAATGTCGACCTGCTCAAGCAGGGTTCCATCGCCTCCATCGCAAAAGTTGTCCAGGCACTCTATCACCGCAGCAAGATCAAGGAGCTGCCGGTTCAGGAACGCAAGCTTTACGATAATGCCTTGCGACTTTTAATCGATGAGACTTCTTTCTCTTTGAAAAAAGACAAAAAGGAGATCGAGTTGCTCGTATTCTCCCGATTGGAGAAATAA
- a CDS encoding extracellular solute-binding protein, producing the protein MKKVFLALFVILLCVSPVFATGSKEAATTSTPQSSPKNVWDGDPVDLKMMVFPATANYERINANFLAANPEIDRKVNIEVQLGGSGDGDVAQKLRLALASGQNIPDLIRLNYTQLPEFAEAGVLEDISAYIKPYEDSIIDAAKTVMQYKGTYYAFPREIKPKVWFYRKDIFDAVGIDPYQVKTLDEFIAAGEKIQAKYPNAHMENFNIPARSYDLMMLLSGTDGSFCSEKGEYDLASDPDVKLTFERIKKLNTSKVNSTVAEWSADWKPAFNSGELVSQLIGGWFKTDFMNFGLTEQQGKWAIAPWPEEIRYGSDAGGAIWVVPKASKNKEVAASYIAKLCFDLDASKIIFDETGIIPALKTAKDDPYFNAPHKFYATSLGPVNFETLGYLKVYPFTPASTQEITIALQYLDEYLKGKMTVDEALAAAQKDMINQIGNPFK; encoded by the coding sequence ATGAAAAAGGTATTTCTCGCATTGTTCGTGATTCTGCTCTGTGTATCCCCCGTTTTTGCAACGGGTAGCAAGGAAGCGGCAACCACTTCAACCCCCCAAAGTTCCCCAAAAAATGTTTGGGATGGAGACCCAGTTGACTTGAAAATGATGGTATTTCCTGCGACTGCAAACTATGAACGCATCAATGCAAATTTCCTGGCAGCAAATCCTGAGATTGACCGTAAGGTGAATATTGAGGTGCAGTTAGGTGGTAGTGGTGACGGGGACGTTGCGCAGAAACTCCGGCTTGCACTTGCTTCCGGGCAGAATATTCCTGACTTGATTCGTCTCAATTATACCCAGTTGCCCGAATTCGCAGAAGCCGGTGTGTTGGAAGACATCAGCGCCTACATCAAGCCGTATGAAGATTCCATCATCGATGCTGCAAAGACCGTGATGCAATACAAAGGCACTTATTATGCCTTTCCAAGGGAAATCAAACCCAAGGTATGGTTCTATCGCAAGGATATCTTCGATGCAGTGGGTATTGATCCCTACCAGGTGAAAACTCTCGATGAGTTCATCGCTGCTGGCGAGAAAATCCAGGCAAAGTACCCCAATGCGCATATGGAAAATTTCAATATTCCTGCTCGCAGTTACGATTTAATGATGCTTCTCAGTGGCACTGATGGCTCATTCTGCAGCGAGAAGGGTGAATATGACTTGGCCTCTGATCCCGATGTGAAATTGACCTTTGAACGTATCAAGAAATTGAATACATCCAAGGTGAACAGCACTGTCGCGGAATGGAGTGCAGACTGGAAACCCGCTTTCAATAGTGGAGAGTTGGTCAGTCAGCTTATTGGCGGTTGGTTCAAGACTGATTTTATGAATTTCGGACTTACCGAACAACAGGGCAAGTGGGCCATCGCTCCATGGCCGGAAGAAATCCGTTATGGTTCCGACGCTGGTGGAGCTATTTGGGTTGTTCCCAAGGCTTCCAAGAACAAGGAAGTTGCTGCATCCTATATTGCAAAGCTTTGTTTTGATCTGGATGCCTCGAAGATTATCTTTGATGAGACCGGTATCATACCAGCCCTCAAGACTGCAAAAGACGATCCGTACTTTAATGCTCCTCACAAGTTTTACGCTACGAGTCTTGGCCCTGTGAACTTTGAGACCCTGGGGTATCTGAAGGTTTATCCTTTCACCCCAGCCTCAACTCAGGAAATCACCATTGCCCTTCAGTATTTAGATGAGTACCTCAAGGGAAAGATGACCGTTGATGAAGCGCTTGCTGCAGCACAGAAAGATATGATCAACCAGATTGGCAATCCCTTCAAATAA
- a CDS encoding response regulator transcription factor: MQHTVGIVDDERITRESLSNLVPWADLNLAVSFTATDGLNALEKMEELPVDILLSDVRMPHMNGIELAMNVRAKYPRCKIVFLSGYTDKEYLKSAITLKVEQYVEKPIEIEELKSVLVKIIEQLDHQDENLPNHGFPLSSLAKASRLIKQEIATELLKPQKGGYGFVHSRFYPLYFDWKEEGKYQVSCLHSHKHTSFLETLCGIMQDIEVVGNSHDYMATDFGNGEIALVTSLLDVSHIGIIKRSLELELGETLSVGVSPGIQSIHQLPQGWKQAQRICSLWFYVQKGTILFEDTLLCKVHEGRPQLIPTTTGLCFSSVQSVFLQLREQRWSDIIIVKKELYAMYLKMMEVTINEDCLRFEDFAEYSLEEMQKLLLYGMHVFGTLGNDTYDPKVKETIHYILWHYMDQNLSIKVLADHADLSQNYLCSLFKQNTGTTINNVMMDVRLEKAKKLLRTTDLRLYEIANKVGMADPNYLSSMFKTRCGMTPSQYRDGVKK; the protein is encoded by the coding sequence ATGCAGCATACGGTGGGAATTGTGGATGATGAACGGATAACACGGGAAAGTCTTTCAAATCTTGTCCCTTGGGCAGATCTCAACCTTGCCGTATCATTTACTGCCACCGATGGATTGAATGCACTAGAAAAAATGGAAGAACTCCCAGTAGATATTCTTCTTTCCGATGTACGAATGCCTCACATGAACGGGATTGAATTGGCCATGAATGTCAGGGCCAAATACCCTCGATGTAAAATTGTGTTCCTCAGTGGATATACAGACAAAGAGTATTTAAAATCAGCAATTACCTTGAAAGTTGAGCAATATGTCGAGAAACCCATTGAAATCGAGGAATTGAAATCGGTTTTGGTAAAAATCATCGAGCAGCTCGACCATCAGGATGAAAATCTCCCAAACCATGGTTTTCCCCTCTCTTCACTTGCAAAAGCCTCTCGTTTGATAAAACAGGAGATAGCAACAGAATTGCTCAAACCCCAGAAAGGTGGATATGGCTTTGTACACTCGCGGTTCTATCCATTGTATTTCGACTGGAAAGAGGAAGGGAAATATCAAGTCTCGTGCCTTCACTCACACAAACACACTTCCTTTTTAGAGACATTGTGTGGAATCATGCAAGATATTGAGGTGGTTGGCAATTCCCATGACTACATGGCAACTGACTTTGGCAATGGAGAAATCGCCCTAGTGACCTCGCTCTTGGATGTCTCTCATATAGGCATTATCAAGCGAAGCCTTGAGTTGGAGTTAGGAGAAACTCTATCTGTGGGAGTAAGCCCTGGAATCCAATCGATACACCAATTACCTCAAGGGTGGAAGCAAGCTCAGAGAATTTGTTCCCTCTGGTTCTATGTTCAGAAAGGCACCATACTATTTGAGGATACCCTGTTGTGCAAAGTTCATGAAGGCAGACCACAACTCATACCTACAACCACTGGATTGTGTTTCTCCTCGGTTCAATCAGTTTTTCTCCAACTCAGAGAGCAGCGATGGTCTGACATTATTATTGTGAAAAAAGAACTCTATGCGATGTATTTGAAGATGATGGAAGTGACAATCAATGAAGACTGCCTTAGATTTGAAGATTTCGCAGAGTATTCCTTGGAAGAAATGCAGAAACTGTTACTCTATGGAATGCATGTATTCGGCACGCTTGGTAATGATACCTACGACCCCAAAGTGAAAGAAACCATCCACTACATTCTCTGGCATTACATGGATCAAAATCTATCCATCAAAGTATTGGCTGACCATGCGGACCTTTCTCAAAATTACCTTTGTTCTCTGTTCAAGCAAAACACGGGAACCACAATCAACAATGTCATGATGGATGTACGTCTTGAAAAAGCTAAAAAACTGCTTAGAACCACAGACCTCCGATTATATGAGATTGCCAACAAGGTAGGCATGGCAGATCCAAATTACTTGAGCAGTATGTTCAAGACTCGTTGTGGGATGACACCGAGTCAATATCGTGACGGAGTAAAAAAATGA
- the ispF gene encoding 2-C-methyl-D-erythritol 2,4-cyclodiphosphate synthase — protein MRIGTGWDVHRLGPGRKLILGGVIIPSEKGEIAHSDGDVLIHAIIDALLGALAKGDIGSHFPDSDPKYKDSNSIDLLKEVLEQDLPPYHIVNLDTTIILQKPKLREHIDAIRANLAKALQLELNKVSVKAKTAETILGELGSGDAIIAQASVLISEIPC, from the coding sequence ATGAGAATTGGAACCGGGTGGGACGTACACCGGCTGGGCCCAGGGAGAAAACTCATCCTCGGTGGAGTAATAATTCCCAGCGAGAAAGGCGAAATAGCCCACAGCGATGGCGATGTCCTGATCCATGCTATCATCGACGCCCTGCTTGGTGCCTTGGCAAAAGGTGATATCGGTTCACACTTCCCCGACTCCGACCCAAAGTATAAAGACTCCAATAGCATAGACCTACTCAAGGAGGTACTTGAGCAGGATCTCCCACCCTACCACATCGTCAATCTTGATACGACCATTATTCTCCAGAAACCCAAACTTCGGGAACATATCGATGCCATCAGGGCCAACCTCGCAAAAGCACTGCAGCTTGAGCTGAATAAAGTCTCGGTGAAGGCAAAGACTGCTGAGACAATACTTGGTGAACTCGGAAGCGGAGATGCAATTATTGCCCAAGCCAGTGTCCTAATTTCTGAAATACCGTGTTGA
- a CDS encoding HpcH/HpaI aldolase family protein: MRIDDLKTKIAQGKLVKGVFITMADSVSSEMAGYCGYDYVWIDAEHGALDRQEILAHIRAAQGTGCCAFVRVRVVDPSLMKAILDMGPDGVIFPFCDNAEIARLAIASCAYPDSALHGIRGQGPVRAIRYGLDDEGTYLEHAYEKVLKILQIETIEGYENLKQIIEVPGIDSLFIGAADLSRSIAGSEKHYDLSTVYDEICHQVRQAGLLLGAAIGPTLSDARKVMSKGVQWVVFGQDSRILAEGLNANLKALEGV, encoded by the coding sequence ATGAGAATTGACGATTTGAAAACGAAGATTGCCCAAGGGAAACTGGTTAAGGGGGTCTTCATTACGATGGCTGACAGTGTATCCAGTGAGATGGCTGGGTATTGTGGATATGACTATGTCTGGATAGATGCTGAGCATGGGGCCCTTGATCGTCAGGAAATATTGGCTCATATCCGTGCTGCCCAAGGCACTGGTTGTTGCGCTTTTGTACGTGTCAGGGTAGTTGATCCTTCCTTGATGAAAGCAATCTTGGATATGGGGCCTGATGGAGTCATTTTCCCCTTCTGCGACAATGCAGAGATAGCCCGTTTGGCAATCGCCTCCTGTGCGTATCCTGACAGCGCATTACATGGCATTCGGGGGCAAGGACCGGTAAGGGCAATAAGGTACGGCTTGGACGATGAAGGTACATATTTGGAGCATGCATACGAAAAAGTTTTAAAAATTCTCCAAATTGAGACGATTGAGGGGTATGAGAACCTTAAGCAGATCATCGAGGTTCCCGGTATCGATTCCCTGTTCATTGGTGCTGCAGACCTCAGTCGAAGTATTGCGGGTAGTGAGAAGCACTATGATTTGTCCACAGTGTATGATGAAATTTGCCATCAGGTACGGCAAGCTGGGTTGTTGCTTGGAGCTGCCATCGGGCCTACTCTGTCCGATGCCAGGAAGGTGATGTCCAAGGGTGTTCAATGGGTTGTCTTCGGACAGGATTCCCGTATTCTGGCAGAAGGGCTGAATGCCAACCTTAAAGCATTGGAAGGGGTGTGA
- a CDS encoding IspD/TarI family cytidylyltransferase, translating into MAFPKHVVIVTAAGSSERFNASKELGVKKEYLSIDGHTVLYRSIAPFLQVPNCAAILVTYPQGMEDQCAVALEDLLHQNFVPLILVKGGKSRQESVYEALRFLSTMALDAEFVAIHDGARCFVSPELIIRTLATAKVFKGAVPALPATDALKIIDDNGMLTHHIDRTHAVGVQTPQIFKYPEIWEAHQQARNKASDYIDDTQIFTDFGLSVGICEGERENRKITYMDDIPDAEVQIEQYLKNLEEGKRSAKAARLLHQAMDEAKREQAGL; encoded by the coding sequence ATGGCTTTTCCTAAACACGTGGTGATAGTAACCGCTGCAGGCAGCAGCGAACGGTTCAATGCAAGCAAGGAACTCGGTGTCAAGAAGGAGTACCTGTCCATCGATGGCCACACGGTTCTCTACCGCTCCATTGCTCCTTTTCTCCAAGTTCCAAACTGTGCCGCCATTCTGGTCACCTATCCACAGGGGATGGAGGACCAGTGTGCTGTTGCATTGGAGGACTTGCTGCATCAGAATTTCGTCCCCCTTATCCTGGTAAAGGGCGGAAAGAGTCGGCAGGAGTCGGTATACGAGGCACTGAGGTTTCTCTCCACCATGGCCCTTGATGCAGAATTTGTAGCAATACACGATGGAGCCCGCTGCTTTGTAAGCCCCGAGTTGATCATCCGCACCTTGGCTACTGCAAAGGTGTTCAAGGGGGCGGTTCCCGCCCTCCCCGCCACCGATGCCCTGAAGATCATCGATGACAACGGTATGCTTACCCACCATATAGACAGAACCCATGCCGTGGGTGTTCAGACTCCCCAGATATTCAAGTACCCTGAAATTTGGGAGGCCCACCAGCAAGCACGAAACAAAGCCTCCGATTACATTGATGATACCCAGATTTTCACCGATTTCGGCCTTTCGGTGGGGATTTGCGAAGGGGAACGGGAGAATCGCAAGATTACCTACATGGATGACATCCCTGATGCCGAGGTCCAGATTGAACAATATCTGAAGAACCTTGAAGAAGGAAAGCGCAGCGCAAAGGCTGCGAGGCTGCTTCACCAGGCAATGGATGAGGCGAAAAGGGAGCAGGCTGGTCTATGA
- a CDS encoding carbohydrate ABC transporter permease, with amino-acid sequence MRKPHPTTILMHVILILVCLLLLYPVFVMVAGSLKTAEELALNASGLPKTPVLENFRRLFNFNSGLIIRTYANSIFVATSYTGLVVAVASLAGFAFAKFRFWGRDVLFLLLLITMMIPVELNITPLYLFFSRLGWLNTYRVQIIPGIANVFSLFLMRQYMVTIPDSLIEAARIDSAGDFFIFRKIIIPVSVPAIGALAILQFLSKWNELLFPKIMLTKERLMPIMVILPTLNEIDSARSVPWELVLAGCTLVTLPLIIVFLIFQDKFLSSVTLGAVKG; translated from the coding sequence ATGAGAAAGCCACATCCAACCACGATTCTGATGCATGTTATTCTTATCCTTGTCTGTTTACTTCTGCTCTATCCTGTTTTCGTTATGGTGGCAGGTTCACTCAAGACTGCCGAGGAGTTGGCCTTGAATGCATCTGGGCTGCCAAAGACTCCTGTATTGGAAAATTTCAGACGATTATTCAATTTCAACTCAGGTTTGATAATCCGTACATACGCAAACAGTATATTTGTTGCCACATCCTATACAGGCTTGGTGGTTGCCGTGGCATCGCTGGCGGGTTTCGCATTTGCGAAATTCCGCTTTTGGGGAAGGGATGTTCTGTTTCTCTTGCTCTTGATTACCATGATGATTCCCGTTGAATTGAATATTACTCCGTTGTATCTCTTTTTCTCCCGTCTTGGATGGCTCAATACCTACAGGGTGCAGATAATACCTGGAATTGCCAATGTGTTTTCTCTATTTTTGATGCGCCAGTATATGGTGACCATTCCCGATTCCCTAATAGAAGCTGCGCGTATCGATAGTGCGGGTGATTTCTTCATTTTCAGAAAAATCATAATTCCCGTCTCGGTACCAGCCATTGGAGCTTTGGCAATCCTTCAATTTCTCAGCAAGTGGAACGAATTGCTATTCCCCAAAATCATGCTTACCAAAGAACGCTTGATGCCCATCATGGTAATACTCCCTACTCTCAATGAGATTGACTCGGCAAGGAGTGTACCTTGGGAATTGGTATTGGCAGGGTGCACCCTGGTCACTCTACCCTTGATTATTGTGTTTTTAATATTCCAGGATAAGTTTTTATCCAGTGTTACATTAGGTGCTGTCAAAGGTTGA